The following coding sequences are from one Lolium rigidum isolate FL_2022 chromosome 6, APGP_CSIRO_Lrig_0.1, whole genome shotgun sequence window:
- the LOC124660714 gene encoding 2-alkenal reductase (NADP(+)-dependent)-like yields the protein MEQAKTAAEVPTATNRKVVLREYITRAPREDDMLLVDGGAVPLRVPDGAAGPAVLVKNLYLSCDPYMRGRMRDNHSSYIPSFKPGSVIEGLGLARVVDSTHPGFSAGDIVSGMTGWEEYSLIEKPEQLNKIQQSDIPLSYHLGLLGMPGFTAYAGFYELCSPKKGEFVFVSAASGAVGQIVGQLAKLHGCYVVGSAGTNQKVELLKDKFGFDTAFNYKEEPDLTAALKRYFPKGVDIYFENVGGSMLDAVLVNMRKHGRIAVCGMVSQHGMTDPVGIHNLFCLVPKRIKMQGFIQSDFLDLFPQFLDDMAKHYRNGKIVYVEDMSVGLENAPSAFVGLFSGKNIGKQVVCVSQE from the exons ATGGAGCAAGCGAAGACCGCGGCGGAGGTGCCGACGGCGACGAACAGGAAGGTGGTGCTGCGGGAGTACATCACCCGCGCGCCGAGGGAGGACGACATGCTGCTCGTCGACGGCGGCGCCGTGCCACTGCGCGTCCCCGACGGCGCCGCCGGCCCGGCCGTGCTGGTGAAGAACCTCTACCTCTCCTGCGACCCCTACATGCGCGGCCGGATGCGGGACAACCACAGCTCCTACATCCCCTCGTTCAAGCCCGGCTCG GTTATAGAAGGGCTGGGCTTGGCGAGAGTGGTGGATTCCACTCATCCGGGGTTCAGTGCGGGTGACATTGTGTCGGGAATGACTGGCTGGGAGGAGTACAGCCTGATCGAAAAGCCTGAGCAGCTGAACAAGATTCAGCAAAGTGACATACCGCTCTCGTATCATTTGGGGCTTCTCG GCATGCCTGGTTTCACGGCTTATGCTGGATTCTATGAGCTCTGCTCACCGAAGAAAGGAGAGTTTGTATTTGTCTCTGCTGCATCAGGGGCAGTGGGTCAGATTGTTGGTCAACTTGCAAAGCTTCATGGATGCTATGTTGTCGGAAGTGCTGGAACAAATCAGAAA GTTGAGCTCCTAAAAGATAAATTTGGCTTTGATACAGCTTTTAATTACAAAGAGGAGCCTGACTTGACTGCAGCCTTAAAAAG GTACTTTCCTAAAGGTGTCGACATATACTTTGAGAACGTCGGCGGATCAATGCTAGATGCGGTACTTGTCAACATGCGTAAACATGGTCGCATTGCGGTATGCGGGATGGTCTCCCAACACGGCATGACCGATCCTGTAGGGATCCACAACCTCTTCTGCTTGGTACCGAAACGGATAAAGATGCAGGGGTTCATTCAAAGCGATTTCCTCGACTTATTCCCACAGTTCCTCGATGATATGGCCAAGCATTACAGGAATGGTAAGATTGTGTATGTAGAAGACATGAGCGTTGGGCTAGAGAATGCACCTTCTGCATTTGTTGGTCTATTCAGTGGTAAAAATATCGGCAAGCAAGTCGTGTGTGTGTCACAAGAGTGA
- the LOC124660713 gene encoding 2-alkenal reductase (NADP(+)-dependent)-like encodes MEQAKPAAEVPTARNRKVVLREYITGAPREDDMLLVDGGPVPLRVPDGAAGPAVLVKNLYLSCDPYMRGRMRDNHNSYIPPFKPGSVIEGLGVARVVDSTHPGFSTGDIVSGMTGWEEYSLIEKPEQLNKIQQSDIPLSYHLGLLGMPGFTAYAGFYELCSPEKGEFVFVSAASGAVGQIVGQLAKLHGCYVVGSAGTNQKVELLKDKFGFDAAFNYKEEPDLTAALKRYFPEGIDIYFENVGGSMLDAVLVNMRLHGRIAVCGMVSQHGMTDPVGIHNLFCLVPKRIKMQGFIQSDFLNLFPQFLDDVAKHYRDDKIVYVEDMSIGLENAPAAFVGLFSGKNVGKQVVCVSQE; translated from the exons ATGGAGCAAGCGAAGCCCGCGGCGGAGGTGCCGACGGCGAGGAACAGGAAGGTGGTGCTGCGGGAGTACATCACCGGCGCGCCGAGGGAGGACGACATGCTGCTCGTCGACGGCGGCCCCGTGCCGCTGCGCGTCCCCGACGGCGCCGCCGGCCCGGCCGTGCTGGTGAAGAACCTCTACCTCTCCTGCGACCCCTACATGCGCGGCCGGATGCGGGACAACCACAACTCCTACATCCCCCCGTTCAAGCCCGGATCG GTTATAGAAGGGCTGGGCGTGGCGAGAGTGGTGGATTCCACGCATCCGGGGTTCAGCACGGGCGACATTGTTTCGGGAATGACTGGCTGGGAGGAGTACAGCCTGATCGAAAAGCCTGAGCAGCTCAATAAGATTCAGCAAAGTGACATACCACTCTCGTATCATTTGGGGCTTCTCG GCATGCCTGGTTTCACAGCTTATGCTGGATTCTATGAGCTCTGCTCACCGGAGAAAGGCGAGTTTGTATTTGTCTCTGCTGCATCAGGGGCAGTTGGTCAGATTGTTGGTCAACTTGCAAAGCTTCATGGATGCTATGTTGTCGGAAGTGCTGGAACAAATCAGAAA GTTGAGCTCCTAAAAGATAAGTTTGGCTTTGATGCAGCTTTTAATTACAAAGAGGAGCCTGATTTGACTGCAGCCTTAAAAAG GTACTTTCCTGAAGGTATCGACATCTACTTTGAGAACGTTGGCGGATCAATGCTAGATGCTGTACTTGTCAACATGCGGTTGCATGGTCGCATTGCGGTATGCGGGATGGTCTCCCAACACGGCATGACCGATCCTGTAGGGATCCACAACCTCTTCTGCCTGGTACCGAAACGGATAAAGATGCAGGGCTTCATCCAAAGCGATTTCCTCAACTTATTCCCACAGTTCCTCGATGACGTGGCCAAGCATTATAGGGATGACAAGATTGTGTATGTAGAAGACATGAGCATTGGGCTAGAGAATGCTCCTGCTGCCTTTGTTGGTCTATTCAGTGGTAAAAATGTTGGCAAACAAGTTGTGTGCGTGTCACAAGAGTGA
- the LOC124662697 gene encoding probably inactive leucine-rich repeat receptor-like protein kinase At5g48380: protein MATGNKSLLWLLLLSSSLLCFGSELDIQCLKSVQQSVIDPSGVLKSSWDFANSTNNFICQFSGVRCWYSGDGGNILASLSLSNLGLQGPFPQGLLNCSSITSLDLSSNNFSGPIPPDISRQMPNLMSLDLSYNSFSGSIPQNISNMNYLYTLNLEHNQLSGQIPPQFSLLTRLTTFSVADNLLSGPIPSMLQKFSASNFVGNQGLYEAPLDECSASGKRKGWIRIRLHRINDESSIGAAVGFVAGFVVAFYFPHRFICSERLRSYIVRIFIHGANEHFQQQY from the coding sequence ATGGCTACTGGTAACAAGTCTCTTCTTTGGTTGCTGCTCTTGAGCAGCTCATTGTTGTGTTTTGGTTCTGAACTTGATATCCAGTGCCTGAAGTCTGTTCAACAATCAGTGATTGATCCCAGTGGCGTACTCAAGTCGTCATGGGATTTCGCCAATAGCACTAACAATTTCATTTGCCAATTTTCCGGTGTGCGATGCTGGTATTCCGGTGACGGTGGGAACATTCTTGCTAGTTTGAGTCTCAGCAACCTAGGGCTTCAAGGCCCATTTCCTCAAGGTCTTTTGAATTGTTCAAGCATAACTAGCCTGGATCTGTCCAGTAACAATTTTTCAGGACCGATTCCTCCCGATATCTCACGGCAGATGCCAAATCTGATGTCTCTAGATCTTTCGTACAATAGCTTTTCTGGTTCAATCCCACAAAATATCTCAAACATGAATTATCTGTATACCCTCAACCTTGAGCATAACCAACTCAGCGGTCAAATTCCACCGCAGTTCAGTCTGCTTACTCGGTTAACTACGTTCAGTGTTGCGGACAACTTGTTATCTGGGCCTATTCCTTCTATGCTACAGAAGTTTTCGGCTTCCAACTTTGTTGGTAACCAAGGGCTTTACGAGGCACCGCTGGACGAGTGCTCTGCCTCCGGGAAGAGAAAGGGATGGATACGAATCAGGCTGCACAGAATCAACGACGAGTCCAGTATCGGAGCGGCTGTCGGTTTCGTCGCGGGTTTCGTGGTGGCCTTCTACTTCCCGCACCGCTTCATCTGCTCTGAGAGGCTCCGTTCCTACATTGTCCGCATATTTATTCACGGGGCAAATGAGCACTTCCAGCAGCAATATTAA
- the LOC124660718 gene encoding polygalacturonase-like, whose translation MTKPVLSLLAHLHAALLLLSGAGAAVYDVTRYGARPDGVTDSTLPFLRAWADACRSPRQATVLVPPGMFLLGSATFTGPCATHAVTFSIAGTLVAPTGYGWDATTGRWITFESVEGLTVSGGVLDGRGSSLWSCKRQQQQQPHVHCPTGASSLTISNSRDVVVDGTRSTNSELFHMVVLQSHGVTLQQVSVDAPEDSPNTDGIHIHMSSNVAVSNADIRTGDDCVSIGPGNSNLWIERVSCGPGHGISIGSLGQQQGMAVEAVRNVTVKTTWFTGTTNGFRIKTWGTSKRGLVSGITFVDSTMIGVHNPIIIDQNYCPGKKSCSDRSSGIKISQVRYIDIRGWSMTPVAVTFNCSRSNPCSGISLQNVRLMYEGMRLAKSSCRNVNGRTTGLVVPPSCL comes from the exons ATGACGAAGCCGGTCCTGAGCCTGCTGGCGCACCTCCACGCCGCGCTCCTGCTCCtctccggcgccggcgcggcggtgTACGACGTGACGCGCTACGGCGCCCGCCCTGACGGCGTGACGGACTCGACGCTGCCGTTCCTCCGCGCGTGGGCCGACGCGTGCCGCTCGCCGCGCCAGGCCACGGTGCTCGTGCCGCCGGGCATGTTCCTGCTGGGGAGCGCCACGTTCACCGGCCCGTGCGCCACCCACGCCGTcaccttctccatcgccggcacgcTGGTCGCGCCCACTGGCTACGGCTGGGACGCGACCACCGGCAGGTGGATCACCTTCGAGTCCGTGGAGGGCCTCACCGTCTCCGGCGGCGTCCTCGACGGCCGCGGCTCCTCCCTCTGGTCCTGcaagcggcagcagcagcagcagccgcacgTCCACTGCCCGACCGGCGCCTCG TCTCTGACGATCTCGAACTCGAGAGACGTGGTGGTGGACGGGACGAGGTCGACGAACAGCGAGCTGTTCCACATGGTGGTGCTGCAGAGCCACGGCGTGACGCTGCAGCAGGTCAGCGTGGACGCGCCGGAGGACAGCCCCAACACGGACGGAATACACATCCACATGTCCAGCAACGTGGCCGTCTCCAACGCCGACATCCGCACCGGGGACGACTGCGTTTCCATCGGCCCGGGAAACTCTAACCTCTGGATTGAGCGTGTCTCGTGTGGTCCAGGTCATGGCATAAG CATTGGAAGTTTGGGCCAGCAACAAGGGATGGCTGTGGAGGCGGTGCGAAACGTGACCGTGAAAACAACATGGTTCACTGGCACAACAAACGGTTTCAGGATCAAGACATGGGGGACCTCCAAGCGAGGCCTTGTTAGTGGCATCACCTTCGTGGACTCCACCATGATTGGCGTCCACAACCCTATAATCATCGATCAAAATTACTGCCCCGGAAAAAAATCGTGCTCAGATCGG AGTTCGGGTATCAAGATCAGCCAGGTGAGGTACATCGACATTCGTGGGTGGTCGATGACGCCGGTTGCCGTGACCTTCAACTGCAGCAGGAGCAACCCGTGCAGTGGAATTAGCTTGCAGAATGTGAGGCTCATGTATGAGGGCATGCGTCTTGCAAAATCATCCTGCCGGAACGTCAATGGGAGAACGACTGGGCTAGTCGTGCCCCCAAGCTGCCTCTGA